One part of the uncultured Celeribacter sp. genome encodes these proteins:
- a CDS encoding NUDIX hydrolase, translated as MMSEPEAGEDSFDGAKIAILRGDQVLCLQRDDRPDIPFPGAWDLPGGGREGRETPLETVTRELHEELGLYLDPARIIYQRCEAGGRAPQDRVHFFVARWEDLSDCLIRLGDEGQGWAWFDLADFLHCAEAVPPLRDRLARFVASEEGFQARVR; from the coding sequence ATGATGTCTGAGCCTGAAGCGGGCGAAGATTCTTTCGATGGTGCTAAAATCGCCATTCTGCGTGGCGATCAGGTGCTGTGTCTGCAACGCGACGATCGCCCTGACATCCCCTTTCCGGGGGCGTGGGATTTGCCGGGGGGCGGTCGCGAAGGGCGGGAAACGCCTCTGGAAACCGTGACCCGGGAGCTTCACGAAGAACTTGGACTGTATCTGGATCCTGCGCGGATCATTTACCAGCGCTGCGAGGCCGGCGGGCGTGCCCCGCAGGATCGGGTGCATTTCTTTGTCGCGCGTTGGGAAGACCTGTCGGATTGTCTTATCCGGCTTGGGGATGAAGGGCAGGGCTGGGCCTGGTTCGATCTGGCCGATTTCCTGCACTGTGCAGAGGCTGTACCGCCGCTGCGAGATCGGCTTGCGCGGTTTGTGGCGTCAGAGGAAGGCTTTCAGGCCAGAGTTCGATAA
- a CDS encoding SPFH domain-containing protein, translating to MNQFDPISFLTGGNIVTLAIALFIILLVLKGVRIVPQSEKYVVERFGRLRTVLGPGINLIVPLIDVVAHKISILERQLPNAMQDAITSDNVLVKVETSVFYRITEPEKTVYRIRDVDAAIATTVAGIVRSEIGKMELDEVQSNRSALITTIKALVEDAVDNWGIEVTRAEILDVNLDDATRAAMLQQLNAERARRAAVTEAEGEKRSVELAADAELYAAEQKAKARRIQADAEAYATGVVAEAIAQNGLEAAQYQVALKQVEALTALGEGTGKQTVVLPAAALEAFGDAFKLFKGKV from the coding sequence ATGAACCAGTTCGATCCCATTTCATTCCTGACTGGCGGCAATATCGTGACGCTTGCGATTGCCCTGTTCATCATTCTTCTGGTGCTCAAGGGGGTGCGAATCGTCCCGCAATCGGAAAAATACGTGGTCGAACGCTTTGGGCGGTTGCGCACGGTTCTGGGGCCTGGGATCAACCTGATCGTGCCGCTCATCGACGTGGTCGCCCATAAGATTTCCATCCTTGAGCGTCAGTTGCCCAATGCGATGCAGGATGCGATCACTTCTGACAACGTGCTGGTCAAGGTCGAGACCTCGGTTTTCTACCGCATCACCGAGCCGGAAAAGACCGTGTACCGCATCCGCGACGTCGATGCGGCGATTGCCACGACAGTGGCCGGGATCGTGCGCTCCGAGATCGGCAAGATGGAGCTGGACGAGGTGCAGTCGAACCGGTCCGCCCTGATCACCACCATCAAGGCGCTGGTCGAAGATGCGGTCGACAATTGGGGGATTGAAGTGACGCGGGCCGAGATTCTCGACGTCAATCTGGATGACGCGACACGCGCAGCCATGTTGCAGCAGTTGAATGCAGAGCGGGCGCGCCGTGCGGCCGTGACCGAGGCAGAAGGTGAAAAACGCTCTGTCGAACTGGCCGCCGATGCAGAGCTTTATGCGGCGGAACAAAAGGCCAAAGCCCGTCGGATTCAGGCCGATGCAGAAGCCTATGCCACGGGTGTCGTGGCCGAGGCCATCGCGCAAAACGGTCTTGAAGCGGCCCAGTATCAGGTCGCGTTGAAACAGGTCGAAGCCCTGACGGCCTTGGGCGAAGGCACGGGCAAGCAGACCGTGGTTCTGCCCGCCGCCGCACTTGAGGCCTTTGGCGATGCCTTCAAGCTGTTCAAAGGGAAAGTCTGA
- a CDS encoding DNA polymerase IV, protein MPALCRDCLTPFDAGPRCPACGRPRVISHPELFSLAIAHMDCDAFYASVEKRDNPDLRDKPVIIGGGKRGVVSTACYIARIKGVRSAMPMFKALQLCPEAVVLKPRMEAYAAASREIRDMMNELTPDVEPLSLDEAFMDLRGTARLHGHPPAVMLARLVKRMQDELGLTGSIGLSHNKFLAKIASDLDKPRGFSVIGVAETMDFLAPKPVSLIWGVGQATRAALEKSGIRSFSDLRRWDIQDLHTRFGSMGDRLWHLARGEDARRISASRPIKSISNETTFSEDIGASDVLEGHLWRLAEQVSDRAKAKDIAGRVVTLKLKRANHATLTRRVTLHEPTHMADRLYRTARSLMDSVLDKGPFRLIGVGLSDLTSADQADLSPDLLDPDAIKRARAEAASDEIRRKFGKDAILKGRSLR, encoded by the coding sequence ATGCCCGCCCTTTGTCGCGATTGTCTGACCCCCTTTGACGCCGGGCCGCGCTGCCCGGCCTGTGGTCGCCCACGGGTGATTTCACATCCCGAGCTGTTCAGCCTCGCTATCGCCCATATGGATTGCGATGCCTTCTATGCCTCGGTCGAAAAACGCGACAACCCCGACTTGCGCGACAAACCGGTCATCATCGGTGGCGGCAAACGCGGCGTCGTGTCCACCGCCTGCTATATTGCGCGCATCAAGGGCGTCCGCTCGGCCATGCCAATGTTCAAAGCCCTGCAACTCTGCCCCGAGGCGGTGGTGCTCAAACCCCGCATGGAAGCCTATGCCGCCGCATCGCGGGAGATCCGCGACATGATGAATGAGCTGACACCGGATGTGGAACCCCTGTCACTGGACGAGGCCTTCATGGATCTGCGCGGCACCGCCCGTCTGCACGGCCATCCGCCGGCGGTGATGCTGGCACGGCTGGTCAAGCGGATGCAGGACGAACTGGGGCTGACCGGTTCGATCGGGCTGTCTCACAACAAGTTTCTCGCCAAGATCGCCTCGGACCTCGACAAGCCACGCGGCTTTTCCGTCATCGGTGTGGCCGAGACCATGGACTTTCTCGCCCCGAAACCCGTCAGCCTGATCTGGGGTGTCGGGCAGGCGACACGCGCCGCGCTGGAAAAATCCGGGATTCGCAGTTTCAGCGATCTGCGCCGTTGGGACATTCAGGACCTGCACACACGATTCGGATCGATGGGGGACCGGCTCTGGCATCTGGCGCGCGGAGAGGATGCCCGACGGATATCTGCATCGCGCCCGATCAAATCCATTTCCAACGAAACAACCTTTAGCGAAGATATCGGTGCTAGCGATGTGCTGGAAGGTCACCTGTGGCGCCTTGCGGAACAGGTCTCTGATCGCGCCAAAGCCAAAGACATCGCCGGCCGGGTCGTCACGCTAAAGCTGAAACGGGCCAACCATGCCACGCTGACGCGACGGGTCACATTGCATGAACCAACCCATATGGCCGATCGCCTGTATCGCACGGCACGGAGCCTGATGGACAGCGTGCTCGACAAAGGGCCGTTTCGACTGATTGGTGTCGGCCTGTCCGATCTGACATCCGCCGATCAGGCCGATCTGTCGCCGGACCTGCTAGATCCGGATGCGATCAAACGCGCCCGAGCCGAAGCCGCCAGCGACGAAATCCGCCGCAAGTTCGGCAAGGATGCCATTCTCAAAGGCCGGTCGCTGCGCTGA
- a CDS encoding N-formylglutamate amidohydrolase, which translates to MRKAPYLLHRPNERTSCVVFSSPHSGRRYPEIMLERTELDPLFLRSSEDAFVDRLYSDAPRFGAVLMTAVYPRAWVDLNRHSDELDPALIQGVPRVGMNPRVASGLGVIPRVVAAGRCISRGKISREEAQDRLKTVWEPYHRVLRAVLDESRQLFGQAILIDCHSMPREALSSVRSGRGSRPEIVVGDRYGASAAPGIVAEVELAFRAQGFEVARNVPFAGAYITQHYGRPGQDCHAIQVEIDRSLYMNERKLEPYPEFPAFQARIAAAIAQISRIGAGQLPLAAE; encoded by the coding sequence ATGCGCAAAGCCCCATATCTGCTGCACAGACCCAATGAAAGAACCTCCTGCGTGGTTTTTTCATCGCCGCACAGTGGCCGACGCTATCCCGAAATTATGTTGGAGCGCACCGAACTGGATCCGCTGTTTCTGCGATCCTCCGAGGATGCCTTCGTGGATCGGCTCTATTCCGATGCGCCACGATTCGGCGCAGTCTTGATGACGGCGGTCTATCCGCGCGCTTGGGTGGATCTGAACCGGCATTCCGATGAACTGGACCCGGCCTTGATTCAAGGGGTGCCGCGGGTTGGGATGAATCCCCGTGTTGCGTCTGGACTTGGGGTGATTCCCCGTGTGGTCGCGGCAGGGCGCTGCATCTCTCGGGGCAAGATTTCCCGGGAAGAGGCGCAGGATCGGCTGAAGACGGTTTGGGAACCCTATCACCGTGTGTTGCGGGCGGTTTTGGACGAATCGCGCCAGCTGTTCGGACAGGCGATTCTGATCGACTGTCATTCCATGCCGCGCGAAGCTCTGTCGAGCGTGCGCTCCGGGCGCGGATCGCGTCCCGAGATTGTTGTGGGGGACCGCTACGGCGCCTCTGCGGCTCCGGGCATCGTGGCCGAGGTCGAACTCGCGTTTCGGGCGCAGGGTTTTGAGGTGGCGCGCAATGTGCCCTTTGCCGGGGCCTATATCACCCAGCACTACGGGCGGCCCGGTCAGGATTGCCATGCGATTCAGGTCGAGATCGACCGGTCTCTCTATATGAATGAACGCAAACTGGAGCCTTATCCGGAGTTTCCCGCATTTCAGGCACGGATCGCGGCGGCGATTGCACAGATCTCGCGGATTGGGGCGGGGCAACTTCCGCTTGCGGCGGAGTGA
- the ykgO gene encoding type B 50S ribosomal protein L36 — protein sequence MKVRNSLRSLKNRHRDCRVVRRKGRVYVINKTQRRFKARQG from the coding sequence ATGAAAGTTCGCAACTCGCTCCGCTCGCTGAAGAACCGGCACCGCGACTGCCGCGTCGTGCGCCGTAAAGGCCGCGTGTACGTGATCAACAAGACGCAGCGCCGTTTCAAAGCCCGTCAGGGCTAA
- a CDS encoding DUF3775 domain-containing protein: MDISPSKVAFVILRARELGVKVGRWDRSNDDADADTILEARGSDETGRELSSFIRNLNDDEKAALVAIMWIGRDTFDDYDEAFETAKAEAVGPTERYLMGIPLLGDYLEDGLETLGVDTSEIEDELYRKV; the protein is encoded by the coding sequence ATGGACATCAGCCCGAGCAAAGTTGCATTCGTGATTCTGCGTGCCCGCGAACTTGGCGTGAAAGTTGGTCGTTGGGATCGCTCCAATGATGATGCAGATGCCGATACGATTCTGGAGGCGCGCGGGTCGGACGAAACCGGTCGAGAGCTTTCCAGCTTCATCCGCAACCTCAATGACGATGAAAAGGCCGCTCTGGTCGCGATCATGTGGATCGGCCGTGACACCTTTGACGATTATGATGAGGCGTTCGAGACCGCCAAAGCCGAGGCCGTTGGCCCCACGGAGCGCTACCTCATGGGGATCCCGCTTTTGGGGGATTATCTGGAGGACGGGTTGGAAACGCTCGGCGTCGACACATCGGAAATCGAAGACGAACTGTATCGCAAGGTCTGA
- the rmuC gene encoding DNA recombination protein RmuC → MTLDFNDPLTLVAVCAAVALLILVVLLLVVLKRSGDVSRMALPIAQQMNQLGQRVQMLSDGQQQLAGGLTHVSEAQVASQTRLLELMEKRLTSVTEAMNVNLQGSAQRTAKSLGALQERLETIDKAQANIEKLSGNVLSLQDILSNKQTRGAFGEIQLNDIVGKALPRDSYTLQATLSNGRRADCLIHLPNPPGPIAIDSKFPLEAYEALRRADTQWELNEAAKMMRVAVKKHIADISDKYILEGETADGALMFLPSEAVYAELHANFPELVREGFEKRVWIVSPTTCMATLNTMRAILKDARMREQAGAIRKELSLLHADVERLGSRVGNLDRHFGQAAKDLEDIKISAEKAGKRAHRLDNFDFEELAADAAPGPEALVQKSDR, encoded by the coding sequence ATGACGCTGGATTTCAATGATCCCCTGACGCTCGTCGCGGTTTGCGCCGCTGTTGCGCTGCTGATTCTCGTGGTGTTGCTACTCGTCGTGCTCAAACGCTCTGGCGATGTCTCCCGCATGGCGCTGCCGATTGCGCAACAGATGAACCAGCTCGGCCAGCGAGTGCAGATGTTGTCGGACGGGCAGCAGCAACTGGCGGGCGGTCTCACCCATGTGTCCGAGGCGCAGGTGGCGTCGCAGACCAGACTGCTGGAGCTGATGGAAAAACGTCTGACATCGGTTACGGAGGCGATGAACGTCAATTTGCAAGGCTCGGCTCAACGCACGGCCAAAAGCTTGGGGGCGCTGCAGGAGCGGCTGGAGACCATCGACAAGGCGCAGGCCAACATCGAAAAGCTGTCGGGAAATGTTCTGTCCCTGCAGGACATTCTGTCGAACAAACAGACCCGTGGGGCGTTCGGGGAAATTCAGCTCAACGACATCGTGGGCAAGGCGCTGCCGCGCGACAGCTATACGCTGCAGGCAACCCTGTCGAACGGGCGGCGGGCAGATTGTCTGATTCACCTGCCCAATCCGCCGGGGCCGATCGCCATCGACAGTAAATTCCCGCTCGAAGCCTATGAGGCGCTGCGCCGTGCGGACACGCAATGGGAACTGAACGAAGCGGCGAAGATGATGCGGGTGGCCGTGAAAAAGCATATCGCCGACATTTCGGACAAATACATTCTGGAGGGAGAAACCGCCGATGGCGCGCTGATGTTCCTGCCGTCCGAGGCGGTCTATGCGGAACTGCACGCGAATTTTCCTGAGCTGGTGCGCGAAGGGTTCGAAAAGCGGGTCTGGATCGTCTCGCCGACCACCTGCATGGCCACGCTGAACACCATGCGCGCGATTCTCAAGGATGCGCGAATGCGGGAACAGGCGGGGGCCATCCGCAAGGAGTTGTCCCTGTTGCATGCCGATGTGGAACGTTTGGGAAGCCGGGTCGGCAATCTCGACCGGCATTTCGGTCAGGCGGCGAAGGATCTTGAAGACATCAAGATTTCCGCTGAAAAGGCCGGAAAACGGGCGCATCGCTTGGATAATTTCGACTTTGAGGAACTGGCAGCTGATGCTGCGCCGGGTCCAGAGGCGCTTGTGCAAAAAAGCGACCGCTGA
- the mutL gene encoding DNA mismatch repair endonuclease MutL — translation MNSSIPNISQENLRPVIRQLDEGAINRIAAGEVVERPASAVKELVENAIDAGARRIEVAYGDGGKTLIRVTDDGCGMTAEDLPLALSRHATSKIDGSDLLDIHTFGFRGEALPSLGAVGRLTITSRVEGGEGVSLSVSGGKMGPVKPAALNRGTVVELRDLFYATPARLKFLRTDRAEAQAIGDVVKRLAMAEPYIGFTLRDVSGGGEGRVTFRAEPESGDMFDALHGRLATVLGKEFAENALAIDAEREGLTLTGYAALPTYSRGSAVAQFLFVNGRPVRDKLLVGALRGAYFDFLSRDRHPAACLFIECDPHLVDVNVHPAKSEVRFREPGIARGLIVSALRHALSDAGHRASTTVANATLGAMRPEPSEPRVYQMDRPSLGHHTPPPRPSAQGVQNSYDWQAPAHPPASAQTPGFAEMAAPSGRLEKVEAQPDVEALPLGAARAQVHENYIIAQTERGIVIVDQHAAHERLVYEKLKHQMAEHGVRSQALLIPEVVELSANDAQTLLELSEDLARLGLGIEPFGGAAIAVRETPAILGRVDAKAMIEDILDELADLGDSYTVQARIEAVLSRVACHGSIRSGRRMHAEEMNALLREMEATPHSGQCNHGRPTYVELKLSDIERLFGRT, via the coding sequence ATGAATTCATCGATCCCCAACATAAGCCAAGAAAACCTGCGTCCCGTCATCCGGCAACTGGATGAGGGGGCGATCAACCGCATCGCTGCGGGCGAGGTCGTCGAACGTCCGGCCTCGGCCGTCAAGGAACTGGTGGAAAACGCCATTGATGCTGGCGCGCGCCGGATCGAAGTGGCCTATGGCGACGGCGGCAAAACCCTGATCCGGGTCACGGACGACGGGTGCGGGATGACGGCGGAGGATTTGCCGCTGGCGCTGTCGCGTCATGCCACCTCCAAGATCGACGGCTCGGATCTTCTGGACATTCACACCTTCGGGTTCCGTGGTGAGGCGCTGCCTTCACTGGGTGCGGTGGGTCGGCTGACGATCACCTCACGGGTCGAGGGCGGCGAAGGCGTGTCGCTTTCGGTGTCGGGGGGTAAGATGGGGCCGGTGAAACCGGCGGCCCTGAACCGTGGCACGGTGGTCGAGCTGCGTGACCTGTTTTATGCCACGCCCGCGCGGCTGAAATTCCTGCGCACGGATCGGGCCGAGGCACAGGCCATCGGCGATGTCGTCAAGCGTTTGGCCATGGCAGAACCCTATATCGGCTTCACGCTTCGGGATGTGTCCGGCGGGGGCGAAGGCCGTGTGACCTTTCGGGCCGAGCCGGAAAGCGGTGATATGTTCGATGCGTTGCACGGGCGTCTGGCCACCGTGCTGGGCAAGGAATTCGCGGAAAACGCGCTGGCCATTGATGCCGAACGTGAGGGGCTGACCCTGACCGGCTATGCCGCCTTGCCGACCTATTCGCGCGGGTCTGCCGTGGCGCAGTTTCTGTTCGTCAATGGTCGCCCGGTGCGCGACAAGCTGTTGGTGGGGGCGTTGCGTGGGGCCTATTTCGATTTCCTGTCGCGCGATCGTCATCCGGCCGCCTGCCTGTTCATCGAATGCGACCCGCATCTGGTGGACGTCAACGTACATCCCGCGAAATCCGAAGTGCGCTTTCGCGAGCCCGGTATCGCGCGCGGGCTGATCGTTTCGGCCTTGCGTCATGCCTTGTCGGATGCGGGGCACCGCGCCTCGACCACTGTGGCCAATGCAACGCTTGGTGCGATGCGTCCTGAGCCGAGCGAACCGCGGGTTTATCAGATGGATCGGCCATCTTTGGGCCACCACACGCCACCGCCGCGCCCCTCTGCCCAGGGGGTGCAAAACAGCTATGACTGGCAGGCCCCCGCACATCCCCCGGCATCCGCGCAGACGCCGGGATTTGCCGAAATGGCGGCGCCCTCGGGACGTCTGGAAAAGGTCGAGGCACAGCCGGATGTCGAAGCTCTGCCACTTGGCGCAGCCCGGGCGCAGGTGCATGAAAATTACATCATCGCCCAGACTGAACGCGGTATCGTGATCGTGGATCAACACGCCGCCCATGAGCGTCTGGTCTATGAAAAGTTGAAACATCAGATGGCGGAACACGGTGTCCGCTCGCAGGCGCTCCTGATCCCCGAGGTGGTGGAGCTGTCGGCAAATGACGCGCAGACGCTTCTGGAGCTGTCCGAAGATCTGGCCCGTTTGGGGCTTGGCATCGAGCCTTTTGGCGGCGCCGCGATCGCCGTACGGGAAACCCCGGCGATTTTGGGCCGTGTCGATGCCAAGGCGATGATCGAAGACATTCTGGATGAGTTGGCCGATCTGGGCGACAGCTATACGGTGCAGGCCCGGATCGAGGCAGTTCTGTCCCGTGTGGCCTGCCATGGATCGATTCGCTCCGGACGCCGGATGCATGCCGAGGAAATGAATGCGCTCTTGCGTGAAATGGAAGCCACCCCGCATTCCGGGCAGTGCAACCACGGGCGCCCGACTTATGTGGAGTTGAAATTGTCCGACATCGAACGTTTGTTTGGCCGCACATGA
- a CDS encoding pitrilysin family protein — protein sequence MTRFFATLIALFCLSLPVQAAVDVQDITTPGGIKAWLVEEHSIPFTALEIRFRGGSSLDRPGKRGETELMMALLEEGSGDLDSQGFAEARDDLAASFSFNASKDTVSISARFLTENRDQAMALLRQALMDPRFDQDAVDRVRGQVLSILRDQENDPSDIAGRQFYSDTFGDHPYGTNDNGTVDSVNALTREDMFTAKERVMTRDRIYVGAVGDISAEELSALLDDLLGELPVEGPALPDRIEPDLPGDMTVVPYDTPQSVVLFGQKGISRDDPDFIPAYIANEVLSGSRDSRLMTEVREKRGLTYGIGTYLVSMDHSELIMGQFSSGNGAVAEAIDVVKQEWAKFVSDGITEDELDMTKTYLTGAYPLRFDGNGTIAKIMVGMQMDGLSPDYIAKRNDLVNAVTLDEVNRVISELYDPEHLTFVVVGTPEGLETN from the coding sequence ATGACCCGTTTCTTTGCCACACTGATTGCCCTTTTCTGCCTGTCGCTGCCGGTGCAGGCCGCTGTCGATGTGCAGGACATCACCACGCCCGGCGGCATCAAGGCCTGGTTGGTCGAGGAGCACAGCATCCCTTTCACCGCGCTGGAAATCCGGTTTCGCGGGGGTTCGTCTCTGGATCGTCCGGGAAAGCGGGGGGAAACCGAGCTTATGATGGCGTTGCTCGAAGAGGGGTCTGGTGATCTCGATTCGCAGGGCTTTGCCGAAGCGCGGGACGATCTGGCGGCCAGCTTCAGCTTTAACGCGAGCAAGGACACGGTTTCGATCTCGGCGCGGTTCCTGACGGAAAACCGGGATCAGGCCATGGCGTTGTTGCGTCAGGCGCTGATGGATCCCCGGTTCGATCAGGACGCAGTGGACCGTGTGCGCGGTCAGGTTCTGTCGATCTTGCGCGATCAGGAAAATGATCCCAGCGACATTGCAGGCCGACAGTTCTATTCGGATACCTTCGGGGACCACCCCTATGGCACCAATGACAATGGCACTGTCGACAGCGTCAATGCGCTGACCCGCGAAGACATGTTCACGGCCAAGGAACGTGTGATGACCCGGGACCGGATTTATGTCGGGGCCGTGGGCGATATTTCGGCCGAAGAGTTGTCCGCCCTTTTGGACGATCTGCTGGGCGAGTTGCCTGTCGAAGGCCCGGCGCTGCCCGACCGGATTGAACCCGATTTGCCCGGCGATATGACGGTTGTGCCTTATGACACGCCGCAGTCCGTGGTGCTGTTCGGGCAGAAGGGCATCAGCCGCGACGATCCGGATTTCATCCCTGCCTATATCGCCAATGAGGTGCTCAGCGGCAGCCGCGATTCGCGGTTGATGACCGAGGTGCGCGAAAAACGCGGCCTGACCTATGGCATCGGCACATATCTGGTGTCGATGGATCATTCGGAGCTGATCATGGGGCAGTTTTCTTCGGGCAACGGTGCTGTGGCCGAAGCCATTGATGTGGTCAAACAGGAATGGGCAAAATTCGTATCTGATGGCATCACCGAAGACGAACTGGACATGACCAAGACCTATCTTACCGGAGCCTATCCGCTGCGGTTTGATGGCAATGGCACGATTGCGAAGATCATGGTGGGCATGCAGATGGACGGGCTGTCGCCCGATTACATCGCTAAGCGCAACGATCTGGTGAATGCAGTGACACTCGATGAGGTGAATCGTGTGATCAGTGAGCTGTACGATCCCGAACATCTGACCTTCGTCGTGGTTGGCACCCCCGAAGGGCTTGAGACCAACTGA